A genomic segment from Eulemur rufifrons isolate Redbay chromosome 19, OSU_ERuf_1, whole genome shotgun sequence encodes:
- the RAD51AP2 gene encoding RAD51-associated protein 2, which translates to MSLTQPTPRVAALRRPAYSLPPPEDPDSQPPSSKRLCLEEPGGVSEAEWRLPLVPRLSEVEKAWELSPRPFKAFLVSPNAIFDNSTDSCVEKSVSGEKLCALGRQNSKFQMDGCLQSLPSQNLGSDFRAPGRASEPELHDREAFSVHGSDTAKAKVSQLLPDASMRDIHGVKFDGKQHLVRERDNMQKDNSYIRHTENPFLDVTFYKETKSTFHELKNRCKADSAMPSNKKENNISSSVLKSQNQPSFEIAKSSYFRDSSTISVPEFPKDLNSKMSSVYLKEIAKKKNDKNEAYVRDFTNINRSQNRPDVKQKLQDDKKIVDTENIFSECYESNHPSLRSQNTCVKKKDVINSKYYNSSSIKCDVRDLKKNFIIILENANWEEAETCLDSYIPTRLEKSQSWDCNIRHIFRQNRENCWITNDYKTKCENVKKTGDKLNWLPLLEIDLSSKEDYHCTKVVNARKGKAKPLMMEMLGSQKALIKIIWLNDEGENNMLQLRYDNTQKNFHLSNSFENFITEIFYFLKSISGNQKDNSILTWYKILKCKKQISVQSLITRNMNININNDILSICLRTSVSEPLNTILKTNIAFLLSNFDFLMRIENDFQLEEECIFKWIVYLNYPKSIMVENHTAYLEKILSLEESRLLEDNIKPVPKKRKLLNTEEIFKESKEKNINSFNMTTKNVYSPIFETYEKIPLLMDFDDMEEITYNNMNCSEQLKNVENLAHCSSNTIKTHVKSGPHIMWNNHGYFNEKNSEVNMHNQDLDTERNQEHNKINSFNSKCIFEDFCNVRQQVIPARDDIIHSEQTNTMTITQKPNFGNLLSEIEGKKYHLILKEEVQVTAQSLANSFPVPKNIKVEKEEKDSFFQTDGMFSIQSVSLMSKKINVEETKYAIQNYIADRNEYESILQESELANLKHCHLKNDSTLCVNHQFETGLSEGNNECFQDLTAKCLPTEALTIGKDFEMKSQFDLVLEELHMFHEISKENETLSTVETNNGQENYFGENNDAKAVKTEIEKDLKMVAVNKICASSSLCDITAGCNMHKRHQSLFKWKIVPNNGEQEVPHEYCCPRTSEEKVVYSTPGEDCEKALPKRTASFPDEFKEETSNYLLRGGSHFSHGISRLQPLKTCIRPIRIGLSRKARLKQLHPYLK; encoded by the exons ATGTCGCTCACGCAGCCCACGCCGCGTGTTGCCGCACTCAGGAGGCCTGCCTACTCTTTGCCGCCTCCTGAGGACCCGGATTCCCAACCACCCAGTAGCAAGCGTCTCTGTCTTGAGGAGCCCGGTGGTGTCTCTGAGGCGGAGTGGCGGCTGCCTCTGGTGCCCCGCTTGTCTGAGGTGGAAAAAGCCTGGGAGTTGTCGCCCAGACCCTTCAAGGCGTTCCTTGTTTCACCAAATGCGATTTTTGATAACTCCACAGATTCGTGTGTGGAGAAGTCAGTCAGTGGAGAGAAGCTATGTGCTTTAGGACGCCaaaattccaaattccaaatGGATGGCTGTTTGCAGTCTCTTCCCTCACAAAATTTAGGTTCTGATTTCAGGGCCCCTGGAAGGGCTTCTGAACCAGAACTTCACGACAGAGAGGCTTTCAGTGTGCACGGCAGTGATACAGCCAAAGCAAAAGTTAGTCAGCTTCTGCCCGACGCCTCCATGCGCGATATACACGGAGTGAAATTCGATGGAAAGCAACATTTAGTCCGAGAAAGAGACAATATGCAGAAAGACAATAGTTATATAAGACATACAGAAAATCCATTTTTAGATGTTACCTTTTACAAGGAAACTAAATCAACATTTCATGAACTTAAGAACAGATGTAAAGCTGACAGTGCTATGccatcaaataaaaaagaaaataacatttcatcATCTGTACTAAAATCTCAAAACCAGCCCAGCTTCGAAATTGCCAAATCCAGCTATTTTAGAGATAGCAGCACAATAAGTGTCCCTGAGTTTCCAAAGGatttaaatagcaaaatgtcCTCTGTCTATTTAaaggaaatagcaaagaaaaagaatgacaaaaacGAGGCATATGTTAGGGATTTCACAAACATTAACCGTTCCCAAAATAGACCTGATGTTAAGCAAAAGTTACAGGATGATAAAAAAATTGtagacacagaaaatattttttctgaatgttATGAAAGTAACCACCCATCACTCAGAAGCCAAAATACTTGTGTGAAAAAAAAAGACGTGATCAATTCAAAATACTATAACTCCAGTAGTATCAAGTGTGATGTAAGAGACCTTAAAAAGAATTTCATTATAAtactagaaaatgcaaattggGAGGAAGCAGAAACATGCCTGGACAGTTACATACCTACCAGGTTGGAAAAATCTCAAAGCTGGGATTGTAACATTAGACATATTTTCAGACAAAATAGGGAAAATTGTTGGATTACAAATGATTATAAGACTAAgtgtgaaaatgtgaaaaaaactgGAGATAAATTGAATTGGCTACCGTTATTAGAAATAGACCTTTCAAGCAAGGAAGATTACCACTGCACAAAAGTTGTGAATGCACGTAAAGGAAAAGCAAAACCTCTCATGATGGAAATGTTGGGTAGTCAAAaagctttaataaaaattatttggttaaatgatgaaggagaaaataacatGTTGCAGTTGAGATATGATAATACACAAAAAAACTTTCATTTAAGCAACAGTTTTGAAAATTTCatcacagaaattttttatttccttaaaagtatttcaggaaatcaaAAAGATAATAGTATTTTAACCTggtataaaattttgaaatgcaaAAAGCAAATTAGTGTTCAAAGTCTAATAACCAGAAATATGAATATCAATATAAACAATGACATTTTAAGCATATGTTTACGAACCAGTGTTTCGGAACCTTTAAATACCATATTGAAAACCAACATAGCTTTTTTGCTCAGTAACTTTGACTTTCTAATGAGaattgaaaatgattttcaattAGAAGAGGAATGCATTTTCAAGTGGATAGTGTATTTGAATTATCCAAAAAGTATTATGGTGGAAAATCATACTGCGTATCTAGAAAAGATTTTAAGTCTTGAAGAATCAAGACTATTAGAAGATaatataaaacctgtgccaaagaaaagaaagctgcTTAACACTgaagaaattttcaaagaatCCAAGGAAAAAAACATCAATTCCTTTAatatgacaactaaaaatgtatattctccaatttttgaaacatatgaaaaaattcctCTTTTAATGGACTTTGATGACATGGAAGaaattacttataataatatGAATTGTTCTGAGCAACTCAAGAATGTGGAAAATTTGGCTCACTGTAGTTCTAATACCATTAAAACACATGTTAAATCTGGTCCTCATATTATGTGGAACAACCAtggatattttaatgaaaaaaatagtgaagTAAATATGCATAACCAAGATTTGGATACTGAAAGAAATCAGGAACATAATAAGATCAATAGCTTTAATTCTAAGTGCATATTTGAAGATTTCTGCAATGTTAGACAACAGGTCATACCAGCAAGGGATGACATAATACATAGTGAGCAGACCAATACAATGACAATAACTCAAAAGCCAAATTTTGGGAACTTGCTAAgtgaaatagagggaaaaaaatatcactTAATTTTGAAGGAGGAAGTACAAGTCACAGCACAAAGTTTAGCAAACAGTTTCCCAGTTcccaaaaatattaaagtagaaaaggaagagaaagatagcttttttcagaCGGATGGCATGTTTTCTATACAGTCAGTTTCATtaatgagtaagaaaataaatgtggaagAAACTAAATATGCTATTCAAAATTACATAGCTGACAGAAATGAATATGAGAGTATTTTACAAGAAAGTGAGTTAGCTAATTTAAAGCATTGTCATCTGAAGAATGACTCTACATTGTGTGTTAATCATCAATTTGAAACCGGTTTGAGTGAAGGGAACAATGAATGTTTTCAGGACTTAACTGCTAAATGTTTACCAACAGAAGCTCTGACAATAGGAAAAGATTTTGAGATGAAGAGTCAATTTGATTTAGTACTTGAAGAACTTCACATGTTTCATGAAATCAGTAAGGAAAATGAAACTCTAAGCACCGTGGAAACAAACAATGGACAAGAAAATTACTTTGGAGAAAATAATGATGCTAAGGCGgtaaaaacagagatagaaaaagatttgaaaatggTAGCAGTCAACAAAATATGTGCATCGTCCTCACTCTGTGATATTACGGCAGGTTGTAACATGCATAAAAGACACCAAagtttatttaaatggaaaatagttCCCAATAATGGAGAACAGGAAGTTCCTCATGAGTATTGCTGTCCAAGAACATCAGAGGAAAAAGTAGTTTATTCTACTCCAGGAGAAG ATTGTGAAAAAGCTTTACCTAAAAGAACTGCTTCTTTTCCTGATGAATTTAAAGAAGAAACTTCTAATTATTTACTGAGAGGAG GAAGTCACTTTTCACATGGGATTTCAAGACTACAACCTCTTAAGACATGCATTCGACCAATCAGGATTGGCTTATCAAGAAAAGCAAGGCTTAAACAACTTCATCCTTATCTGAAATAA